Genomic DNA from Salvia miltiorrhiza cultivar Shanhuang (shh) chromosome 1, IMPLAD_Smil_shh, whole genome shotgun sequence:
tttcttcaaaattatgtCTAAACTTCTTGTTGCTCGTCTCAGCGTGATTGCGGTGACTCACGTCTCGAGCAACCAGTTCGGTTTCATCAGCGGTCGTAATATCCATGATTGTATTATGGTGAGTTCGGAGGGATTTAATACCATGCAGCGAACTAACAAGGGCTCTAATATGGCATGCAAGGTTTATATTAAGAAAGCTTTTGACACTATTCGTTGGGAGTTCATTATGCAGGTTTTGAGAGCGAATGGTTATCATGAGACTTTTATCAATTGGATTTCGATAATTTTCAAATCCGCCAGGCTCTCTATTCTTTATAATGGGCAGCTCACTGGATACTTTCCTTGCTCTCGTGGGGTGAGGCAAGGCGACCCGCTTTCTCCCATTCTTTTTGGGATTGCAGAAGATGTCCTTAGCCATCTTATTAGCAGTTGTGTGCATTCGAAACATCTGGTGCCTATGAGGTTCAGCCGTGCGACTAACTTCCCTACTCATATGTTTTATGCAGATGATATTATCATTTTCTGCAATGCCACCATTCGGAATGCCTGCAAACTGAGGTAAGTGTTGACCTATTATGAGGGGATGTCTGGTCAGAAATGCAGTCAGGAGAAATCGAATGTGTTCTTTGGGAAAGGAGTTCCTATTGCTCGTAGAAGGGGCATTTAGCGAGCTCTTGGTTTTATGATGGGCAGCCTTCCTATGACGTACTTAGGGGTTCCTATCTTTGTTGGCAGTCCGCGTGCTAGTTATCTCATGTCGATATACGACCGCATTGTTCAAAAGTTCGCCAGATGGAAAGGTTCACAGCTTTCGATAGCAGGGAGACTCTGTTTGCTGCAATCGGTCATTCAGAGTTCTTTGGTGCATTTGATGATGGTTTATGAATGGCCCAGAACGCTGGTGCATTCCTTGGACAGAAAGTGCCGTAATTTCGTTTGGACTGGGAACGTTGATCAACGTCCTAGCTGCTCTGTCAGTTGGGGACGTGTGTGCTCTCCCAAAGAGGAAGGCGGTCTTGGCATCCGCTCTTTTACTTTGATGAATCAATCTTACCTGATGAAGTTGGCCTGGAAAATGATTAAAGGAGAGGAATGGGCGTATCAGATCCTCAGCTCTAGATATCTCACGAGTTTTAGATACGCCAAGCAGAACATTGCTAACTCGTCGATTTGGATCGGGATAAAGCAGGAGGTTAACCCTTTGGTGGTCGATTCTTACTCTTGTATTGATGATGACGCCAATACGTTATTTTGGACGGATGATTGGCTTGGATACAAGTTAGTTGACAGACTCAGAATTCTGCATTTTATGCATGAGTTTCTTAACTTCGCTGTGAAAGACTACTTCTTTGATGGTAAGTGGCATTTCTCTGCTACGTTTGTGAACAAATTTCCGGATATTGTGGCGGATATTTTATTGGTGTCTTTGGGCGATCACAAAGACATAAGATTTTGGAAGCACTCGGTCAAAGAGGAGGTTACTGCGGCTCTTGCTTTCTCTAATAAGTGTCATCGCTTTCCAATGGTCAAATGGGGCAAGTGGATTTGGGAGCCTTTTATACATGTTCGTAGATCGATTTTATGTTGGAGGGTTTTGCATGGTAGATTGCCGACGATGGATGTTCTTAGAAGGCAAGGCATGATTGCTCCTAATGGTTGTCATTTTTGTTTAGCAGAAGAAGAATCCATAGACCATATTATGTGGAGTTGTACGAAAATTAGTCATATATGGAGCACGTTACTGGATTGGTTTGGGAAGACGGAGCTGCTTAACTGCATTGATATTAACACTTTTCTGGTTTTTGCATGGAACGCTAGTTTCAGTATGCAAATTCTTTCTCTTTGGAAGACGGGTATTATAACTGTTATGTGGAAGATTTGGGATGTTAGAAATTCGGTTATGTTTGAGGATACTCGATTTGACGCTAGAGATGTGCTTGCCTTTGTCAAAGCTTTTTTCAAAGAGTTGGATTCTAGTTTCGCGAGAATGGGAACGATCAGGAACACTTGGGGTGATTATATGATTATGAGGAAGACCGGGGTCAGTTCTCGCAGGAGTCCGTCCCCGCGCATGTTGGAtgttcattggtggcctccggtcGGTCAttggatcaaagtgaatacgGATGGCTCTGCTAAAGGGGCTCCTGGTCTTATAGCAGGAGGTGGAGTGTTTCGTGATAAATGGAATGTGGTTCGTGGTTGCTTCCACATTAAGGGTGGAAGAGGCTTTGCTTTTGAGGCAGAACTTCTTGCTATCATTACGACAATTAACATTGTTCACGAGCGAGGTTGGTTTCATCTCTGGGTGGAATCCGACTCCACTTATGTGGTGAGATTGCTTGAAACGAGATCCAGAGATGTCCCTTGGAGGTTTTTTGCGGCTTGGATAAAAGTGCTTTCGCGGCTCCGGGATTTTAGCATTATGGTTACTCATATTTTCAGGGAAGGCAACCAACCGGCTGATCTCATGGCCAACGGGGATAGACAGGAAGGTTGGTGGCCTTTCGCGATCGATGAGATCAAGCAAGCGGTTTCTCGGGATATGGCTACTCATAGCTTCATCCGTACTGTTCTCTAATGAGGGTCTTAGTTTGGCTTGAGGTAGGGGTTTTTACGGGGCGTGGGCTGGTCTTTTGGCGGTGCTGCTGTTCGGTTGAGGGCTGGGATGTGTGGCTGGCGGTGGGGGGGAGGTCAGTGGTTGGGGAGGCTGAGTTTGGGTGAGTTGGCTTCGTGGAGGGGTTTTCTGGTTGTTGGTTGCGATTGGATGACTGCTGGTTTGACACCAGCTTTTCGTCGAGCACCTGGCGGGCATCCAGTGTGGTCGGGTGACAAGGGGTCTTGCTGCTGCGCTGAGCGGGAGGAGGTCTTCAGCATGGCTGCGGTCTTCGTGGCAGCTCAGTTTGAAGGTGATCAAAAGAGTTGTGGTCTTCCTAGAGGTGGTTTTTCGACTGTTTGGGGTGTTGGTGTGCGGGGTAAaaccggcgacggcgtataaccggccgagTCTTTACCTTGCTTGTGTGCGCTTTGAGTTTGGTGGTTTTGGGAAGTTCACGGcaacggcgtctaaccggccgtgtaaTATTCCTTTTTTCGCTTGGTGTTTTGTTTTAGTTTTGCTAACGGCGACGACGTCTAACCGGCCGTTTAGTTTCTTCGGGTTGgcttttggcgacggcgtctcaccggccaaTTGCCTCTGTTCGATTTTTCTTGTTGGGGagagagccgggattgtttggggacgatggttaggccggagttccggaaattttcccttccgctcttctcCCTTTTCTGTTGTTTCCGTtcttagacgggtactctttttcctttttacgatttttccctctgggttttccgtaaaaaggttttaatgaggctcggcccttagtttgcttcttgtgccttcaagggttttaggttttttctttcttttttaataaaatcgcattttaataataatatatacttgtttagttaaaataataattacgaTGGTGCGGGTGAACGTGCATATGGGATCCTatgtcccactattttgtgtgtaccattgtgtaccactcttaatttatctattttataatttattttttataaaaataaaaatattaatatattatgaactataattaatatttatcactaaaaattaaaaattttaaaaattatataccctaactttgaattaatgaacccaaataattaattattaattcaaaaaatatataaaaaaaataattataaaccctaattggatgagtgaacccttatTAATTACTatcttttttataatattaaagcataataaattaaaattgaagaaaatataattaaaaattagaataaattaagagtggtacacggtggtacacacaaaatagtgggacagaggatcccatctggtGAACGTGGGGATGAGATCCAAtatcccacaattttatgtgtgccatTATGTCTCattcttatatttattattttaaaaatattttataaaattaaaatttgctataatattatgaattatacttaatttttatttcaaaaaattaaaatttttaaaaagtatataccatgactttcaatttatcaacctattattaactaataaaagtgaaattaaatgataaaaaataattatataccctaatttgatggaataaactctagttaataatcacaaaattgaactaaagcatgtaaaattgaaaatgaagaaaaaatatttaagaaagtaaataaaattaaaagtggaACACGAAGTGAGACATCAAACGTGATggttcaaaaaattaaataatatattctaCATCCCATTCCCAAGCCTCAAACCAAAAACCATTATATATATTCCCAGTAACGGTGACCAAACGCCAACATTACACAAACACAGAAAGATATTGAGAGAGCATTATTAATTGTGTGAGATGGCCATATACGAGTTTGTGTTGATGATAGCTCCAGTGGCTCTTGTGTGGTACTTGGCAATTAGAAGAGGCAAGAAACCCTCGGAGCCGACGACGTGGCCGGTGCTGGGTATGCTGCCGGCggctctccttaatctccgccGCGTACACGACTATGCGACGGAGGTCTTAACCGAATGCGGCGGCACCTATAGGCTGGTGGGGCCGTGGATGGACATCCTCTTCACGTGCGACCCCGCCAACATCCATCATGTTTTCAGCAGAAACTTCTCCACCTATCCCAAGGGCCCCGAATTCCGCAAGATCTTCAAAATCTTCGGCGACGGCATCTTCCGCGCCGATTTCGAGCTCTGGGAGATTCACCGGAAGACGACGCTCGCGCAGCTCACGCATGCGGATTTCAACGCCAACCTGCAGAGGACCGTTTGGCACAAGGTGGAGAGCGGCCTCTTCCCCGTCCTCAACCATTTCTGCAGCGCCGGAACCGATCTGGATTTGCAGGATGTTTTCCAGAGGTTATCTTTTGATAATATCTGCAAGTTCGTGCTGGACTACGACCCATGCAGTAGTTTGCGCCCCGATTTGCATTTTCTTCCTTGCGAGAAGGCTTTTAGCACAGCAGGCGAGGCGCTGCTGCACAGGCATATATTCCCCGAGTGGATGTGGAAGCTGCAGAAGTGGCTCAACGTTGGCAACGAGAAGTCCATCGCTGAAGCCGCGGTAGCCTTGGATGATTTCATCTACCCGAGAGTCACCTCCGGCAATGTTTTGAAAGCGTTCGAAAAGGTGTACAGAGAGAGCAACATGGCTTCCTCAAATGGAAGTCTCAGAGATTTCCTCAAGGACACCTCGCTCAACTTGATATTCGCCGGCAGAGACTCAACCAGCACGTGCCTCACGTGGCTCTTCTGGCTCGTCTCTCAGAACCCAGCATCGGAAACAAAGATTCTAGAAGAAATGGAAGCGGAGCTCCGTCTCAAGGAAGACAAAAAATTCAGATTCTTCAGTGCACAAGAGTCGCACAGGCTAGTGTACCTGCATGGAGCTCTGTGCGAGTCGCTGAGGCTATTCCCGACGCTGCCGCTGGAGCACAGGGCGCCGGTCCGCCCGGATATTCTTCCGAGCGGCCATCACCTCCGCGGTGACAGCAAGCTCATAATATCATTCTATTCGGTGGGGCGAATGGAGAGCGTGTGGGAGAAGGACTGCTTGGAGTTTAAGCCGGAGAGGTGGATTTCTCCGAGCGGGAAGATCAAACACGAGCCGTCGTATAAGTTTCCGGCATTCAGCGCGGGGCCGAGGACGTGCTTGGGGAAGGAGATGGCGTTCGTGCAGATGAAGATGGTGGCAGCGGCGATACTGTATGGATACAAGGTGAGACTGGTGGAGGGCCACCAGGTATCTCCTCGCGACTCGATCACACTGGAAGCTAGGGATGGATTAAAGGTGTTGTTATCTAAGAGAAATTGAAAATGAGCCAATTCACTAGAAGATGCCGACAAGCACACCAGGGAATACTACTCTAGCCTTTATCAATTTTTTGATGGGGTTAACGCCCTAAATAcctcaattatttttatttgggctggtcttgggtgcgaccgtcgcacagtgtgcgacgggtccgccccggcccgcgcccgacccggcccacaatccagacccgaaatcctaaatcctaaattattacatttgtttataataattattacttttaataagcatgaaatatacatttgttcgcacaaatgtatacttatataaatataggtatttttcttcatttaatatacagtattatattttctaaaccctaaattctataaactaaaccctaaaccctgtaaactaaaccctaagcgtgaacactaaaccctaataggtgaaGACTAAACCCTAAGTCTGAACattaaaccctaataggagtatttacttttaataagcataagatatacatttggtcgcacaaatgtatacttatattaatataaatatttaccttcattcaatataaaatattatacatatcaatatacatttatatgaacaaatgtatatattctgtttattaaaagtaaccattattataaacaaatgtaataattatgagtatgggtcaaacccacgcgggtcagggttccgggtcaggagggcgggtttgggccgggtcgacccgtcacacacctgtgcgacggtcgcacaggaGAATTAGCGTTTTTATTTTCGCTTCGCGTTTTACATCAATTTATAAATTTCAGCCACAATATACGTCAACTATGATATTAAATAGTTTTTGCATTTGGCAAAGAATTCTGgtgacactacaaaaaaaacaaGATTACCGGTAAAATTAAGGCAGCCATCGGTGATCGGATCACCGACGGCATTACCGGCGGCACGATGCCGCCGACGATCAACGCGTCGGTGATTCGATCATCAGCGGAAAAACGCGGCCGCCGGTATATTTCGATGGCATATGCTGCCGCTAGACTATGTCGGCAACTTCGGGTCCTTTGCCGGAGTTTTACCGACAGCGAGTGCCTCCGGCAAGTATTGGTAGCGACGGGACCGCTGGTAATCACCGGCGGCATCTGGAGGGATACCAGCGGCTCCGGCCACTggtgattaccggcggcgacgtgccgtcggtaatttatataattttatttttaattatttaattattttatttatttatttatttattttatacccACAagtatttccgtatttatacagtatttaAAATCTTAGACGTATTTctcagtcggtcacccatcttagttgtgctctaagtcaaacatgcttaaccttgaagttcctttcgagtgaTTACCAgtagagaacactcgtattattgatatatctattacctattaattcatttaaagtctatttcaatatacaatatatatcatatattcataacattAGAATAAGACGAGATGTTATCCAAgtgatgttgttaattacggattggtcTCGTTTCcatccttatttttatgtcgaaaaaacatttagtttttaatttattattaattattattatttttttatcaatctagtttataaacaataaatattttaatttgataattgtaatgtattttgaattcatttgcatacgTCCATATTTTTATGTCAAAAAAACATTTATTTATTaagttattattaattattagattgataaaaaaaattctaataaggACGTGGAGGCTGCAGAAGTGGCTCAATGTTGGCGATGAGAGGAACTTAACTAAGGCCGCGGTAGCCTTCGATGATTTCATCTACTCGAGAATCACTTTCGGTGTGAATGTTTTGAAAGAGTTCGAGAAGGTGTACAGAGAGAGAAACATGTCTTCCGCAAATGGAAGTCTCAGAGATTTCCTTGTTAGGTCCGGagagtctcgaataggtgtatggagagAGGGAGGAATACacatatgggctatttttcgatAAAAAGAAACTTTAaaacaaactgactcaacctgtttactgaaaagagttttgacaaaacagggttgacgactgatactaatactcttcagtaaggagttatcagttaagtcaaagactttaactgatacacgtaaggcttcagtcgagtttgataaatagagagatgttatgaatcttactgactatcagaagatagatcagttagactattAACACACGTAGCGGAAAACTTTaatttcgaaatagcctgtgatattAATTACGTTGTCaacagttaagtttctctttgtaattaatcagttttcagtttaggaaggtaagagcacaagtaagaaagtaagtactgaaagctgtaaataacacagagatttttacgtggttcggaaaatacttcctacatccacggtcggttgatcagaccaacaacttcactgggcatgtgcttacgggtgcacagtaaaccgatgcgtgtgcttacgggtgcacagcaaacctgaacgtgtgcttgcgggtacACAACAAACCGAGacgactgaagatcctatcttcagtaccaacacactgggttggatttctcactcctagtgcgcactgggcactaagatctcacggagacagaacactggtctggactccttttcgacacaaacactcaattcggttggttgaaaagaggtttgaaaacttgccaactaaaccacaaagaacaagttctttgcagtcagttttacttaggctttggatatacaatatttgtctaagttctaagagaatgtatgtaatcagcagtgactgatttttagctttgtgattctcttcttcgattcaaactttggggaggcttggttttgctgagtaacgaattcagcagcgtttcagcttatgttgttgaattagtgaagattgaagtgatcctcgagcgtaatttataggagacgtcttgaatagatccgttggcggagatggtcttcaagatttattccgttagagagtaatttgaacttggactgaggcttcaatcttcgaggttccttgtttggtgagaacggctactttgaagagcaagAGATGCGACATCTTTGAAAAGGtgatcaccaaaaaggaatggcctctgtagagaaaggacgatcctgagatctctgcatttaatgcggctgtacttcttgagtgcgtggcttcctttgaacgttggaggttcagtctgaggaagaatgtttaactgatacttgactttagtatcagtccgctgaatccacatagcgcgcattaagtaatcagtcgaaactgatccttcgactaataagtcaaatatcagtatttgactttgccttaatcgttacatcagtcggcatcttcagtcttcagtcttcaatcttcagtccttcgttcttcagtcttcagtcttcagaacagcaactaaactagaaaaagaactctaacacttgagttcgaacagttctagtctattgcAAGAgaaacctatggattttggtatcatcaaaactaggattaggatatttcattaagttctcaACATTCCTCAAGGACACCTCGCTGAGCTTGATGTTCGCCGGCAGAGACTCGACCAGCACGTGCCTCATGTGGCTCTTCTGGCTCATCGCTCAGAACCCAACATCAGAAACAAAGATTCTAGAAGAAATGGAAGCAGAGCTCCGTCTCAAGGAAGacaaaaaactcaaattcttcaGTGCACAAGAGTCGCACAGGCTAGTGTACCTGCATGGAGCTTTGTGCGAGTCGCTGAGGCTGTtcccgctgctgctgctggagcaCAAGGTGCCGGCCCGCCCGGATATTCTTCCAAGCAGCCATCACCTCCTCGGTGACAGCATGCTCATAATATCATTCTATTTTGTGGGGCGAATGGAGAGCGTGTGGGGGAAGGACTGCTTGGAGTTTAAGCCGGAGAGGTGAATTTCTCAGAGCGAGAAGATCAAAAACAAGCTGTCGTATAAGTTTTCGGCATTCAACGAGGGGCCGAGGACGTGCTTGGGGAAGGAGATGGCGTTCGTGCAGATGAAGATGGTAGAAATGACGATACTGTATGGGTACAAGGTGAGACTGGTGGAGGGCCACCCGGTATTTTCTCGTGACACGATCACACTGCAAGTTAGGGATGGATTGAAGGTGTTGTTATCTAAGAGAAATTGAATATGAGCCAATTCACTAGAAGATGCCGACAAGCACACACCGGGGATTACTACTCTAGcctttattaattatttgatggGCTTAACGCCGCTAAATACccaattattttcattttcgcgTTTTG
This window encodes:
- the LOC131007006 gene encoding noroxomaritidine synthase-like; its protein translation is MAIYEFVLMIAPVALVWYLAIRRGKKPSEPTTWPVLGMLPAALLNLRRVHDYATEVLTECGGTYRLVGPWMDILFTCDPANIHHVFSRNFSTYPKGPEFRKIFKIFGDGIFRADFELWEIHRKTTLAQLTHADFNANLQRTVWHKVESGLFPVLNHFCSAGTDLDLQDVFQRLSFDNICKFVLDYDPCSSLRPDLHFLPCEKAFSTAGEALLHRHIFPEWMWKLQKWLNVGNEKSIAEAAVALDDFIYPRVTSGNVLKAFEKVYRESNMASSNGSLRDFLKDTSLNLIFAGRDSTSTCLTWLFWLVSQNPASETKILEEMEAELRLKEDKKFRFFSAQESHRLVYLHGALCESLRLFPTLPLEHRAPVRPDILPSGHHLRGDSKLIISFYSVGRMESVWEKDCLEFKPERWISPSGKIKHEPSYKFPAFSAGPRTCLGKEMAFVQMKMVAAAILYGYKVRLVEGHQVSPRDSITLEARDGLKVLLSKRN